The Pirellulales bacterium genomic interval ACGTCACGATCGGCCCGGAAATCGGCGTCTACGGCAGCACGATCGCGGTTCGGGGAACGAGCGACGCGATCGATCTCACGTTCGACCGGTTCACGACGAACGACGACTTGCCACTCACTGTGAACTTTACAATTAATTGGGGTAATCTGAGCGCGAGCGATCTGTACGGCGACGAGGTCAGCTACAACGCCCTAACGTCGGGCCAAATCGTGATCCCCGCGAACCAAGCGACTGTGTCGATGGTGCTCTACGCGCCGGCCTTCGTGACCGGCGACCCGCCCATCGGCAAATTTTACATCGCTCTGCAGCCCTCGAGCGACGCAAACGCGACGTATGCGACGGAGTACGACCCAGACCTGGAAACGGAAGCGAACACGCACCTTCTCGACGCAAATGCCGACAGCGTGCTACCACGCGAGACCTTGTATGTCCTTGACGGCTTGACCGCGTTCGCGGCCTACAATCCGAGTTCGGCCCTGTTGGATAAGGTGTCATCGCCGAATCCGGGCATAAGTCCAAACGATGTCCTCCAGCAAGGCCTTGGCGATTGTTATTTCATGACGGCCGAGGCGGCACTCGCTCAATCCAGCCCCATGGCGATCGTCAGCCTCATCACTTCGAACGCGGATGGCACGTTCACCGTCAAGCTCTACAACGATCGGTCGAAGAACTGGCCGGGCGGCAAGGATGCGGATGGCAATGAAATCGCGGGCTGGGTGACGTTCACCACCTCGGGCGGCGACTTTCTCTCGAACGGCTATAGCATGGCCGGCCTGAGCGGCGACTACGTGGATAGCCGCACCGCGCCAAACTATGGCGCGGTCGAAGTCTGGCCCCAATTGCTGAAATGGGCCTGGGTTCAGTTGGCGGGGTGTGGCAGTTACCAGGCCGTCTGGAGCGGCTCTCCCTCCGACGCGCTCACGGCGCTGACCGGGCTCAAATTCGGTTACACCGGCCTGGCCCGGATGTCGAACCAGGAGATCGGAGCGCTGCTGCAGCAGGCGATCAACACGGGCGAGCCGGTTTCGCTTGGGACGTACGGCGACGCGCAAGGCAAAAACGGGGCGTTTTCGCTTGGTCCGGAGAACGGCAACGTCCACTACAACCACGCCTACTATGTCAACAGCATCAATACCGACGAATTCGACAATGTGCTGTCGGTCGTGCTGATCAACCCGTGGGGCGTGTCGAGCGATGACTACCGCGTCACCGTCCCGATCGACGAATTCAGCGCGCTATTTGCGGACATTTTCTATTACTTGCCTTAACGGATCGGAGTCACTCATGCGCGGCATCGTCAGGCGCACCTTCGCATTGGTTGCAATCGCGATCGGAATCGCGCTGCCCGACTCGCGCCTTATCGGCGACGAGCCGCCAACGCGCATTCTACCGCCCGACACAGTGCAGTGGTCCGCCCCCATGAACCATGGTGGCGTTCGGGGTTCGTCGCCGCATGTGGACACAGGGCGGTTTCAATTGGCCGGTGCTGATTCATCCATGGAAGGGACCACTGTACTCCTTCCGGTCGAAACGCTGCGCACGTACTATGGCCGCTATTTGGCGGCGACCGATTGTAGTGTAACCTACGCGAATTTATGGTTTTCATACAAATTCCACATTGGCCAAGCAGCGCCGATGTTGGACGCGATGTATCGCTCCAGCGGAAATCCCGGAAACGGGATTCACTTCAAACGCCTGACCGACGATGTCTCCGTGAAGAACCTCCCGGACGATAGGAATCTCGTCATCGTGCCGGTGGGAACATCACTGCGGTTCGTGTTCTTCGGCCGCGGCGGGCAGCTGGACGAGAGGAGTAGCATTGAGGTTGTCCAACTCACCGGCGACGACACCGCGGGCAGCCCGCGCCGCGCGCGCATCACCGTTAGGACCGCGACTACGCCCCGTGAATTCGCTACGGGCGGCAAACCGGCGAAGCCTGAAGTTGCGGTCGGCGACACCATCCCGCTCGCCATGAGTTGCCAGCTCGCGGTGAAAAAAATCGTTCCGCCGGATGAGAAACGCGCGATCCTGGGCTGGGTCGAATTCGATCCGACCCCGCGCGGCCAAGAATCCGCTATCTGCAAGCATTTTGCTTCACCCAATTCTCTTGAACGACGACGTGGGGACCGATCCGGCCTTCGAGAAGCTGATGGCCGATAACCGCGTCCGCAGGGGCCTGCTTGCCCCGCGGCGAATGCGGGAGTTCCTCACTTCTCGCAAGGACCTTTACCGCGTTGCCGGGGTCCGTTGTGGAGGCGTGTATCGACGGCTACAACTCACTGCTGGTCTGGACCTTCGATGCCGACTTCCGCGGGGACGGCGACGACGGCATGCCAAAAGCCCGCGAGCAGCTTGCCGGCTACCGGGAGACCGATCGGTACTTCTCAAATCGCTTCGTGGATCTTCAGGCGATACGGTCGCACACCATTCCCGGCACATCGACGGTATTTGGCGGCGTTTCTGATTTAGTGTCTGTGACGTCGCCCGAGCAACTCTCCGGTGGAAACGTTCGCGTGTACCGGCAAAATGTCATCTGGGCCGCCATAGGCGACTGGAGCGTCGAACCGCCGACGTTGCGGCAGTTGCTCGATGCCTGCCCGATGCTCAAGCCGCCCGGCTCGCAAAAATCGCTCGAAGCGTTCATGGATGACAAGCCCGCGTGGAGCTATTCAACATTGTTTTCCGACGATCCGGCAGTGGCAGGCTGGCGGATCGAGACGCCCGCCAAAGTACGGCCGGATCTCGAGGCGCTGCTCCTCAAACTGGGTTTCAGGGAGTCGGACCGAACCACGCACGTCTGGCTGCCGCATGAGGAAAACGGCGCGGAGCGACACACATGGCCGCGCAGCTCAGACGCCGCCTCCGTAAGCATCACGCGAATCAGCGACAAAATCGAGATCGGCTACCACGGCCCGCAGCATCGCAATGGAGTGCCCGAATCGCCGTGATTGGTCCGATTTGGGCGGTTGAAAAGTCGGCTAAGGCGACAGCTAGCATATCTGGGTAAGCTGTTGAATTTCGTCGGCATGATGAGAGAACTAATCAATGAAACCACATAATGTCTTCGGGACGGTTTCGGTCGATCAAACCGCGGCTCCCGCGAGCGAAACGGTCGGCGGAATCAGTTGGTCGAGCCTCGGCAATTTCACGACCATGAGCGGCGCGACGGAAATCGATTTGTCGGACAATGCGAACGGCACGGTCGTGGCGGGCGGCATCCGCATCGTCGCGGTGCATGTCACCGAGCCGCCGGTGTTCGAGCCGGTGACCGACCAGACCACGACAGCGGAGGACGACGCGAGCATTCGACTCGGCGCGACCGATCCCGACGCCCCAGCGGCGATCTGAGCTACAGCCTGTTGAGCGGCACGCCGCCGGAACCGTAACGCGCAGGGGCCTGCGAAGGCGGAGCCGTGCTGGTTCAGAGCCTTCGGCCGCCCTGCGGCGGTTCGCGGCGGGCGGCTTTTGGGTCGAAATAGTAGTCGAGGCCGAGCCATAGGCTGCGCGCATAGCGAAAAAAACAAAGCGGAAACACGAGGCAAAAGGCGAGGCAGATCCACAACGCCTCGTCGGGCGACACCGCTTCGGTGAAATAAAGCGAGAAATAGCCGATCGTCACGAGGATTGCCGTCAGGCCGTAGTTGACATAGATCGAGCCGAGGTAGAATCCCGGCTCGCGGTCGAATGACAATCCGCATTGCTCGCAAGCGGGCCGAAGGCGGAGCCAATCGCGAAACAGCTTCTCCTCGCCGCACGCCGGGCAACGCAACCGCCAGCTCCGCCACAGAATCGTTCGTAGCTTCATGGGCAACTCGACGATACTCAGGACCACGACGACGGACGAAGACGGACGAAGACAGGAAACCACCGATCACACGGATAACGTGGATGACGAAGAAAGAATGGGCAATCGCGAAATCTGGCATATTGAGACCACATACCTTCGCCAACGGCAACCACTTATTCTTACTCGTGTCATTCGCGTGATTCCTGGTTTTCCAATCGCGGCCGCCGAGGCTTGCCCTTGATTTCACATCGGTCGTGGGGAATACTGCGGTAGCTTTGCATGTTCGATTTCCCGGCCGGCTTGTGCGGCAAACGCCTATTGGGAGGATTGCTTTGCGATATCGCGTCACTTCGTTTCGCGCTGCGGTCGGAATCGTTCTGTTGGCCTGTTTGGGATCGGTGGCAAGCGGCAAGACAGCCGCCCTGCCAAAGGCCGACGGCGGCGACTGGCCGCAATTCCGCGGTCCGACGGGCCAGGGCATTTCCAACGCCAAGGATTTGCCCTTGGAATGGAGCGAATCCCAAAATATCGTTTGGAAAACACCGCTGGCCGGCAAGGGCTGGTCGTCGCCCGCGGTGCTCGGCGGGCAAATTTGGCTCACCGCGGCGCGCGACGACGGGCATTCGCTGCGGGCGATTTGCGTCGATCGCGAATCGGGCAAGGTCGAGCACGATGTCGAAGTGTTCCATATCGAAAGGCCCGTTCACGTCAATGCGAAAAACAGCCACGCATCGCCGTCGCCGGTCGTCGAGCCGGGCAGGGTTTACGTTCATTTCGGCACGATGGGGACGGCCTGCCTGGCGACCGACAGTGCCAAAATCTTGTGGACGAATCAGAATCTCAAGCTCAATCACATGGAAGGCCCCGGCAGCTCGCCGATCTTGTATGGCAGTCTATTGATCGTGCATTGCGATGGGGCCGACGTGCAATACATCGTGGCCCTCGATAAGCTGACCGGCAAGATCGTCTGGAAAACCGATCGCACCGGCAAGCCAGACGTTCGGCCCGATCGGCGAAAGTCGTTTTGCACGCCGATCTTGATTCATTTTCAAGGCCGCGACCAGCTCATCAGCCCCGCGGCGGGCCAGATTCTTGCCTACGCCCCCACGACGGGCGAAGAACTGTGGAAGGTGCGATTCGACGGCTATTCGGTCGTGCCGCGGCCCGTTTTCGGCCACGGGCTGATCTTCTTCAGCACCGGCTTCGACGTTCCGCAATTCTGGGCGATTCGGCCGGGCGATCGCGGCGATCTTACGTCGACCAACGTCGTCTGGAAGCTTACCGCGCAGGCGCCGCTGAATCCAAGCCCCGTGTTGGTGGGCGACGCGGTGTATATCGTCAGCGATCGCGGAGTGGCGACCTGCCTGGATGCTGAAAGTGGCCATCAGCGGTGGCGGCATCGGCTTGGCGGCGATTATTGGGCTTCGCCAATCGTGGCCGACGGCCGAATCTATTTCTTCAGCGAATCCGGAGCGACGACCGTAATCGCGCCGGCCAAGGAATACAAAGAGCTGGCGGTCAATCATCTCGACGACGCGATCATGTCGACCCCCGCCGTGGCCGGCCGCGCCCTCTTCATCCGCACCACCACCAGCCTGTACCGAATCGAAAAGCTTCCGGCAGCAGGCTTGAAGACGGCCAAGGGGGAATAATGAAATGACGAATGCCGAGTGACGAAGGAAAGACGAAGCATGAATGACGAAGGTGCGTCGGCTGCGTTCCTCGCCTCGGCTCGCTCGCCGACGCTTCGGGCTGGTGTTTGCGATTGCTGTTCGCACAGCCCTTAGAAGTGCATTTCGAAGCGGGTGCCGAAGATGTCGGCGACGCTCTTGCCTTTGTTGGCGCCGGTCGCCAGCGCCAGATCGCTGTGGATGTAGTTGAACTTGAAACTGCAATTCGACGTTAGATACCACGTGCCACCGACCGTGTAATCCAGCAGCCGGCCGCCGGTGTCGCTCGTATTGCCCGGCGTGCCCATCAGGTCGTTGTTGAGATCGATGTACGAGACACGGGCGGCGAGTTCCCAGGCGCCCCAGCCTTGGCAAATCTTGCCGTCTTGTGCCCGCACGCGGAAGAACGGTTCGTAGGGCGTGACGCCGGCCACGAATTTGCCGCCGCGATCGTAGTTGTGGTTTTCGCCGGTGAGTATATACGTGGTTTCGAGATATGCGCTGGGCATATAGATTTCCTTGCCCACGAGCGGGCTAAGCAGCGTGCTGACATATTCCGACTGCACGAGCCAGGGCCCGTCGATCATCGCGGCTTCGAGTCCAAAGAGTTGAAAATCGTTGCACGGGATGACCGCGGTGGCGAACGGCGTTTCGACGTTCGCTTCCGGAACGGCTTTGAAGGTTTTGCTGTCGGCGCTGGAGACGATCGAACTGGTG includes:
- a CDS encoding C2 family cysteine protease, with protein sequence MPRPARGVDANEGGTPGDIRLLRTGDQTGALMLQFQIDETVSNAAQYGSGLEYIGPDINASVDGILYGEATFVAGDNTIDASAGTDNAQNPTVNFELLPESFAIPGAALPDVGIISTTYNVGTPSTATPVIRDSLALKNASATIGNEELAADHNTIIPAEAILAKAPPGVTIAYTITGGNSAGMFVLTSNGTLELTKDASQATSPTVYAIQIQAIGTFADGTHTNTSTCEEDVTIGPEIGVYGSTIAVRGTSDAIDLTFDRFTTNDDLPLTVNFTINWGNLSASDLYGDEVSYNALTSGQIVIPANQATVSMVLYAPAFVTGDPPIGKFYIALQPSSDANATYATEYDPDLETEANTHLLDANADSVLPRETLYVLDGLTAFAAYNPSSALLDKVSSPNPGISPNDVLQQGLGDCYFMTAEAALAQSSPMAIVSLITSNADGTFTVKLYNDRSKNWPGGKDADGNEIAGWVTFTTSGGDFLSNGYSMAGLSGDYVDSRTAPNYGAVEVWPQLLKWAWVQLAGCGSYQAVWSGSPSDALTALTGLKFGYTGLARMSNQEIGALLQQAINTGEPVSLGTYGDAQGKNGAFSLGPENGNVHYNHAYYVNSINTDEFDNVLSVVLINPWGVSSDDYRVTVPIDEFSALFADIFYYLP
- a CDS encoding DUF983 domain-containing protein, encoding MKLRTILWRSWRLRCPACGEEKLFRDWLRLRPACEQCGLSFDREPGFYLGSIYVNYGLTAILVTIGYFSLYFTEAVSPDEALWICLAFCLVFPLCFFRYARSLWLGLDYYFDPKAARREPPQGGRRL
- a CDS encoding PQQ-binding-like beta-propeller repeat protein, whose translation is MRYRVTSFRAAVGIVLLACLGSVASGKTAALPKADGGDWPQFRGPTGQGISNAKDLPLEWSESQNIVWKTPLAGKGWSSPAVLGGQIWLTAARDDGHSLRAICVDRESGKVEHDVEVFHIERPVHVNAKNSHASPSPVVEPGRVYVHFGTMGTACLATDSAKILWTNQNLKLNHMEGPGSSPILYGSLLIVHCDGADVQYIVALDKLTGKIVWKTDRTGKPDVRPDRRKSFCTPILIHFQGRDQLISPAAGQILAYAPTTGEELWKVRFDGYSVVPRPVFGHGLIFFSTGFDVPQFWAIRPGDRGDLTSTNVVWKLTAQAPLNPSPVLVGDAVYIVSDRGVATCLDAESGHQRWRHRLGGDYWASPIVADGRIYFFSESGATTVIAPAKEYKELAVNHLDDAIMSTPAVAGRALFIRTTTSLYRIEKLPAAGLKTAKGE